The nucleotide window TTCCGACGCCGCGACCGTGCCGATCATCACGTCGGAATGGCCGGAGATGTATTTGGTGCCGGCCTGGATCGAGAGGTCGACGCCGTGGGCGAGCGGCTGGAAGAACAGCGGCGTCGCCCAAGTGTTGTCCATCAGCGTGACGATGCCGCGGCGGGCCGCTTCCGCGGTGATCGCCGGCACGTCCTGCATCTCGAACGTGCCGCTGCCGGGCGCCTCGAGGAAGATCGCGCGCGTCTCCGGCCGGATCAGCGCCGCGATGCCGGCGCCGACGGCCGGGTCGTAATAGGTCGTCGTCACGCCGAGCCGCGCCAGCATCCCGTCGCAGAACTTCCGCGTCGGGCCGTAGACCGTATCGACCATCAGAAGGTGGTCGCCGGGCGACAGCACGCTCATCAGTGCGAGCGTGACGGCGGCGAGGCCGGAGGGTGCAAGCTTGGTTCCGGCCGCGCCCTCGAGCTCCGTCACGGCATCGGACAGTGCCTCGATGGTGGGGGTGGCGTGCCGCCCGTAGACATAGCGCTGGCGGTCGGCGAGGTGGGCCTCGGCGTTCTCGAACAGCACCGTCGAGGCATGAACGACCGGCGGATTGACGAAGCCGTGGAACCGATGGCCGTCGTAGCCGCCGTGAACCACCCGCGTCGCGGGCTTGTGGTCGGGCACCGGGCGGTCGTCGTGCGGCATCGTATCGGTCATGTCAGCTCATCCTGCGGCATCATCAGCGAGCGCCGGCCTGGTGCCGGCGTGCAAGGCGCGGCCTCCCGGAACCGGAAACCCTCCTGGCTGCCTTGCCGCGAGCCCTGCGAGAGGGGGCGAAGGCAGGTGCCATCGAAGGGCCGGCGGAAGATCGGTCCGGTCCCGCATAGCCCATCCTGTTCCCTGCGTCGATGGCTGCGCGGTCGGCGGGAGGCAGTCGCCATCTTCACCGGCCGGACGCCGGTTCTACCGCTCGTCAGGGGAAATGGCGCCGCAATGCACGGATCGGATGTGGATTTGCCTCCGATTGCCTACGAACGAGGCTTGACCGCAATAGGGCAATATCCTGTGATGGAGTCAGGGGGGCTGGCAGGAGACGCCATGGGGCAGCGATGCCGCCGTGATGGCGGACGACCGTGAGCCCCTGCCGCCTTATGGCTGCGGAGCCGGCCTTGTCAGAAGGCCCATTCTCCGTCCACCGGATCGCCTCCTGTCGGATTACAGCGGCAGCGGGCGCGGTTCGTTCGATGTGATCGACAAAGATGGGACCACGTCCAACCATGAAGAATAAATTTCTCTCCGTGATGCTCGGCGCCTCGCTTGCGGTGTCGTCGCTCGCCGCTGCGACCGGCTCCGCCGGTGCCGACACGCTCTCCGACGTGAAGGCGCGTGGCTTCCTCCAGTGCGGCGCGAACACCGGCCTGATCGGCTTCGGCGCGCCGGACGACAAGGGTGAGTGGACCGGCTTCGATGTCGATTTCTGCCGCGCGGTTGCCGCGGCGGTGTTCGGCGACGCCACCAAGGTGAAGTTCACGCCCCTGAACGCCAAGGAGCGCTTCACGGCGCTGCAGACCGGCACCGTCGACGTGCTGGCCCGCAACACCACCTGGACGCTGTCGCGCGACTCCCAGATGGGCCTGATGTTCACCGGCGTCACCTATTATGACGGCCAGGGCTTCATCGTCCGCAAGTCGCTCGGCATCTCGTCGGTGCTGGAGCTGTCTGGCGCCTCGATCTGCGTGCAGACCGGCACCACGACCGAGCTCAACCTCGCCGACTATTTCCGCACCCACAACATGCAGTTCAACCCGGTGGTGTTCGAGAGCGCCGACGAGGCGGTGCGCGCCTATGACGGCGGCCGCTGCGACGCCTTCACGACCGATCAGTCGGGCCTCTATGCCGAGCGCCTGAAGTTCGCCAACCCCGACGACCACATCGTCCTGCCGGAGCTGATCTCCAAGGAGCCGCTCGGTCCCGTCGTCCGCCAGGGCGACGACAAGTGGTTCACGCTGGTGAAGTGGGTCGGCTACGCGATGGTCGACGCCGAGGAAGCCGGCATCACCTCCAAGAACGTCGACGAGATCAAGGGCTCGACCAACAATCCCGACGTGAAGCGTCTGCTCGGCACCGAAGGTGACTTCGGCCAGGGCCTCGGGGTGGATAACGCCTGGGTCTACAACATCGTCAAGCAGGTCGGAAACTACGGCGAGGTGTTCGACCGCAATGTCGGCGCCGGAAGCCGCCTGAACATCGCCCGCGGCCTCAACGCGCTGTGGACCGACAAGGGCCTGCAATACGGCATGCCGGTTCGTTGATCCGAAATGCGGAAGGCGGGAACCCCGGTTCCCGCCTTCCGGCTTCATGGCGACACGTCAACGAGGGCATGCGAATGGCGATGGAATCGTTGCCGGCGACGGCGAAAGTGAAGGACGCCGGAAAAGGGAGAGCATCCCTGATCAACGACCCCAAGATACGGGGACTTTTCTTCCAGATCGTGCTGATCGGTCTCGTCGTCGCGGTGGCCTATATCGGCATATCGAATGCCGTCGCCAACCTGCGGGCCCAGAACATCGCCTCGGGCTTCGGGTTCTGGGACAGGCCCGCCGGCTTCGCGATCTCCCAGACGCTGATCGACTATTCGCCGGCTTCGAGCTACGGGCGCGCGTTCTTCGTCGGGCTGCTCAACACGCTTCTCGTCGGCGCCGTGGGCATCGTGCTCGCCACCATCCTCGGCTTCGTCGTCGGCATCGCGCGGCTGTCGCCAAACTGGCTGTTGAGCCGCATCGCGACCGCCTATGTCGACGTGCTCCGCAACATCCCGCTCCTGTTGCAGCTGCTGTTCTGGTATTTCGCGGTGCTGAAGAGCCTGCCTGCGCCGCGGCAGAGCCTCGATCTCGGCCTCGGCATCTCGCTCAACATCCGCGGCCTGTTCCTGCCCCGGCCGGTGTTCGGCGAGGGCAGCGGCCTGTTCGACATCGCGGTCATTGTCGCCATCGTGGCCATCGTCGGCCTGCGCACCTGGGCGCGCCGCCGTCAGGACGCGACGGGCCAGCAGTTCCCGGTGCTGTGGACCTCGCTCGCGCTCATCATCGGCCTCCCGTTCCTGGCGCTCGCCGTCACCGGGTTCCCGGTCCACTTCGACGTGCCCCGGCTCCAGGGTTTCAACTTCGTCGGCGGCATCACGCTCATCCCGGAACTCGTGGCGCTCATCCTCGGCCTCGTGCTGTTCACGGCCGCCTTCATCGCGGAAATCGTGCGCTCCGGCATCGTCGCCGTCAGCAAGGGGCAGAGCGAAGCCGCCGGTGCGCTCGGCCTTCATCCCGGCCAGACGTTGCGGCTGGTGGTCATTCCTCAGGCCATGCGCGTGATCGTGCCGCCGCTGACGAGCCAGTACCTCAATCTCGTCAAGAACTCGTCGCTCGCCGTTGCGATCGGCTACCCCGACCTCGTCGCCGTGTTCGCCGGTACCGTCCTCAACCAGACGGGCCAGGCGGTGGAGGTGATCACCATCACCATGCTGGTCTACCTGACCATCAGCCTCTCCACGTCGGCCTTCATGAACTGGTTCAACGCGCGCATCGCGCTGGTCGAGCGGTGAGGTAAGCCATGTCCTCCGTTGCCTATGTCCGCACCGAGCCCGCCGCCGTCCTGCCCCCGCCCCGGTCCACGACCGGCGCCGCGGCCTGGCTGCGCACCAACCTGTTCTCCAGCTTCGGCAATGCCGTCCTGACGATCGTCTCGATCTGGCTGCTGTGGTCGATCATCCCGCCGATCCTGAACTTCGCCTTCTTCCATGCTGTGTGGGAGGGCGCGGACCGCGAGGCCTGCCTCGGGGCGAATGTCGGGGCGTGCTGGCCGTTCGTCGAGGCGAAGATCGGGCAGTTCATCTACGGCGTGTACCCGATCGACCAGCGCTGGCGCGTCGATCTCGTCTATCTGATGCTGGCCGGCAGCCTGATCCCGCTCGCGATCCCGTCCGTCCCCTACAAGGGGTGGAACGCGCTGTTCGTGTTCGTGATCTTCCCGGTGGTGTCGTTCTTCCTGCTCTGCGGCGGCTTCGGGCTGCAGCCGGTGGAAACCTCGCTGTGGGGCGGCCTGCTGGTGACGCTGGTGGTCTCCTATGTCGGCATCGTCGCGTCGCTGCCGCTCGGCGTGCTGCTGGCGCTCGGGCGCCGCTCCAGGCTGCCGCTGGTGAAGCTGTTCTGCGTCTCGTTCATCGAGTTCTGGCGCGGCGTTCCGCTCATCACCGTGCTGTTCATGTCGAGCGTGATGCTGCCTTTGTTCATGCCGAACGGCCTGCAGGTGGACAAGCTCCTGCGCGCGCTCATCGGCGTGGTGCTGTTCTCGTCGGCCTACATGGCGGAGGTCGTGCGCGGCGGCCTTCAGGCGGTGCCGAAGGGGCAGTACGAGGGCGCGATGGCCGTCGGTCTCGGCTACTGGTCGATGATGCGCCTCGTGGTGCTGCCCCAGGCGCTCAAGCTCGTCATCCCCGGCATCGTGAACACCTTCGTCGGGCTGTTCATGGATACCTCGCTGGTGCTGATCATCGGTATCTTCGACCTGCTCGGTATCATCCAGCGCAACTTCACCGACGCGAAGTGGGCCACGCCGGTCACGAGTTCGACCGGCTACCTGTTCGCGGCGTTGGTGTTCTGGATGTTCTGCTTCGGCATGTCCCGCTACTCCCGCTACATGGAACGCCGGCTCGACGTCGGTCGCCACCGTTGAGCCGCCCGCGGACGGGCAGGGCAGGGGCGCCACCGCGCCGCCTGCCGCCCGGCCGAACATTGGACACAGAAGGAGAGTTTCTCCATGACCCAGGTGCA belongs to Pseudoxanthobacter soli DSM 19599 and includes:
- a CDS encoding amino acid ABC transporter permease, with the translated sequence MAMESLPATAKVKDAGKGRASLINDPKIRGLFFQIVLIGLVVAVAYIGISNAVANLRAQNIASGFGFWDRPAGFAISQTLIDYSPASSYGRAFFVGLLNTLLVGAVGIVLATILGFVVGIARLSPNWLLSRIATAYVDVLRNIPLLLQLLFWYFAVLKSLPAPRQSLDLGLGISLNIRGLFLPRPVFGEGSGLFDIAVIVAIVAIVGLRTWARRRQDATGQQFPVLWTSLALIIGLPFLALAVTGFPVHFDVPRLQGFNFVGGITLIPELVALILGLVLFTAAFIAEIVRSGIVAVSKGQSEAAGALGLHPGQTLRLVVIPQAMRVIVPPLTSQYLNLVKNSSLAVAIGYPDLVAVFAGTVLNQTGQAVEVITITMLVYLTISLSTSAFMNWFNARIALVER
- the metC gene encoding cystathionine beta-lyase, giving the protein MTDTMPHDDRPVPDHKPATRVVHGGYDGHRFHGFVNPPVVHASTVLFENAEAHLADRQRYVYGRHATPTIEALSDAVTELEGAAGTKLAPSGLAAVTLALMSVLSPGDHLLMVDTVYGPTRKFCDGMLARLGVTTTYYDPAVGAGIAALIRPETRAIFLEAPGSGTFEMQDVPAITAEAARRGIVTLMDNTWATPLFFQPLAHGVDLSIQAGTKYISGHSDVMIGTVAASERVWPALQDTYRQLGLCVGPDDIYLAYRGLKTMAVRLDRHQANGLEIARWLAARPEVTRVRHPALPDDPGHALWRRDFSGASGLFAIEIAPVADAALIAFLDRLKLFGMGYSWGGYESLIVRARPELGRTAVPWTHSGTLLRLHIGLEDPADLIADLEAGFAAMAVAQG
- a CDS encoding amino acid ABC transporter permease — protein: MSSVAYVRTEPAAVLPPPRSTTGAAAWLRTNLFSSFGNAVLTIVSIWLLWSIIPPILNFAFFHAVWEGADREACLGANVGACWPFVEAKIGQFIYGVYPIDQRWRVDLVYLMLAGSLIPLAIPSVPYKGWNALFVFVIFPVVSFFLLCGGFGLQPVETSLWGGLLVTLVVSYVGIVASLPLGVLLALGRRSRLPLVKLFCVSFIEFWRGVPLITVLFMSSVMLPLFMPNGLQVDKLLRALIGVVLFSSAYMAEVVRGGLQAVPKGQYEGAMAVGLGYWSMMRLVVLPQALKLVIPGIVNTFVGLFMDTSLVLIIGIFDLLGIIQRNFTDAKWATPVTSSTGYLFAALVFWMFCFGMSRYSRYMERRLDVGRHR
- a CDS encoding amino acid ABC transporter substrate-binding protein, translating into MKNKFLSVMLGASLAVSSLAAATGSAGADTLSDVKARGFLQCGANTGLIGFGAPDDKGEWTGFDVDFCRAVAAAVFGDATKVKFTPLNAKERFTALQTGTVDVLARNTTWTLSRDSQMGLMFTGVTYYDGQGFIVRKSLGISSVLELSGASICVQTGTTTELNLADYFRTHNMQFNPVVFESADEAVRAYDGGRCDAFTTDQSGLYAERLKFANPDDHIVLPELISKEPLGPVVRQGDDKWFTLVKWVGYAMVDAEEAGITSKNVDEIKGSTNNPDVKRLLGTEGDFGQGLGVDNAWVYNIVKQVGNYGEVFDRNVGAGSRLNIARGLNALWTDKGLQYGMPVR